The following are encoded together in the Oceanobacillus zhaokaii genome:
- a CDS encoding cold-shock protein, whose product MSFSRGPKEPVPEIETNVWSCTSDECQGWMRESYSFEEEPSCPLCQSSMEHEVRVLPEMR is encoded by the coding sequence ATGTCATTTTCTCGCGGGCCAAAAGAGCCAGTTCCAGAAATCGAAACAAATGTGTGGTCATGTACAAGTGATGAGTGTCAAGGCTGGATGAGAGAATCATACAGTTTTGAAGAAGAACCATCATGCCCACTATGTCAATCATCAATGGAACATGAAGTACGCGTACTGCCAGAAATGAGATAG
- a CDS encoding LysR family transcriptional regulator, translating into MEHHLKVFLEVVEKKSFSRAAEVLYMSQPAVSQYIAALEKEFGVRLLERSNKFVQVNRAGKIVYQYAKDILRNYDQMKLLVSDIKNSPSGQLKIGASYTIGEYLLPKILAKLQIEFPKIIPAVSIGNTEEIGKKLIHHEIDIGLIEGHFTHPQILSEKFSIDKMYIIKGGRQSLEREVILSREELENETWIIREQGSGTREVLEVFFRKNHIHPKRVIILGSTQTIKEGVESGLGISMLSELTLDKELQLHTIHKLEVEGTPIQRDFFIIKNHQEFHPKALQTFETLVKSNRLE; encoded by the coding sequence ATGGAACATCATTTAAAGGTTTTTCTAGAAGTGGTTGAAAAGAAAAGCTTTTCAAGGGCCGCAGAAGTTTTATACATGTCACAGCCGGCTGTGAGTCAATATATTGCTGCTTTAGAAAAGGAATTTGGTGTTCGGTTATTGGAGCGAAGCAATAAGTTCGTACAAGTAAATCGAGCAGGTAAAATTGTCTATCAATACGCTAAAGATATATTAAGAAATTATGATCAAATGAAACTGCTTGTCTCCGATATAAAAAATAGTCCCAGCGGGCAATTGAAAATTGGTGCAAGCTACACGATTGGCGAGTATCTTTTACCCAAAATACTGGCGAAATTGCAAATAGAATTTCCTAAGATTATCCCAGCCGTATCGATCGGTAATACGGAAGAAATCGGCAAAAAGTTAATTCACCATGAGATTGACATTGGATTAATTGAAGGACATTTCACGCATCCACAGATTTTGTCTGAGAAGTTTTCAATAGATAAAATGTATATCATTAAAGGTGGTCGGCAATCCTTAGAGAGAGAGGTAATCCTTTCTAGGGAAGAATTAGAGAACGAAACGTGGATTATTCGTGAGCAAGGGTCTGGAACAAGAGAGGTGCTAGAGGTTTTTTTCAGAAAAAATCATATTCATCCCAAACGTGTCATAATATTAGGTAGTACGCAAACAATAAAAGAAGGGGTTGAATCTGGGCTGGGTATAAGCATGCTCTCCGAACTAACGTTAGACAAAGAATTACAACTACATACCATTCATAAACTTGAGGTTGAGGGAACACCAATTCAACGTGATTTTTTCATTATTAAAAATCACCAAGAGTTCCATCCGAAAGCATTACAAACATTTGAAACATTAGTAAAAAGTAACCGATTGGAATAG
- a CDS encoding YeiH family protein has protein sequence MNKTKYIHQKGLFAGMCFTFLFAIAGYSLSFVPGFDRLGPLASAILLAIIFRQIFGYPELFRKGITFSSKYLLRFAIILYGLKLNIDVILQEGVDLLVKGLVIIVLAISLTLIFAKLFKANTNISLLLGIGTGVCGAAAIAATAPIIKSKDEDTAISVGIIALVGTIFSIIYALILPFLPISNDQYGIWSGLSLHELAHVALAAEPAGEEALAIALLAKLGRVFLLVPLCFILILWVKNRKNVDNGNRSQVTFPWFLIGFIGMSLFGSYVLGRHIPMSQNLMDGISLITTFILTSAMVGLGLNVSLKDVKEKALRPLLAMLITSVIVSVLMFWIAGI, from the coding sequence ATGAATAAAACAAAATATATCCACCAAAAAGGACTCTTTGCCGGTATGTGTTTTACATTTCTTTTTGCAATTGCTGGTTATTCTTTATCCTTTGTTCCCGGCTTTGACAGACTAGGTCCACTAGCAAGTGCGATACTTCTCGCTATCATTTTTCGTCAGATTTTTGGCTATCCAGAGTTATTCCGAAAAGGTATTACATTTTCATCAAAATATTTATTGCGCTTTGCAATCATTTTATATGGATTAAAGTTAAATATAGACGTCATCTTACAGGAAGGTGTCGATTTATTAGTAAAAGGATTGGTAATAATTGTCCTCGCTATTTCTCTAACATTAATCTTTGCAAAGCTATTTAAAGCGAATACAAACATTTCTTTATTATTGGGGATTGGCACAGGGGTTTGTGGTGCAGCGGCGATTGCGGCAACAGCACCAATTATTAAGTCTAAAGACGAGGACACTGCAATAAGCGTGGGTATCATAGCGTTAGTCGGAACAATTTTCTCGATTATTTACGCATTAATATTGCCATTCCTGCCTATATCTAACGATCAATACGGCATATGGTCAGGGCTTAGCCTTCATGAATTAGCACATGTTGCTTTAGCTGCCGAACCAGCCGGTGAGGAAGCTTTAGCCATTGCTTTATTAGCAAAGCTTGGTAGAGTGTTCCTGCTTGTACCACTTTGTTTTATATTAATATTATGGGTGAAGAATAGAAAAAACGTGGATAATGGAAATCGTTCACAAGTCACATTTCCGTGGTTTCTGATAGGATTCATTGGCATGAGTTTATTTGGAAGCTATGTGTTAGGTAGACATATCCCTATGTCACAAAATCTAATGGACGGAATAAGCCTTATTACAACGTTTATCTTAACATCAGCGATGGTTGGACTCGGATTAAATGTTAGCTTGAAGGATGTAAAGGAAAAGGCATTACGCCCATTACTCGCAATGCTCATAACTTCAGTCATTGTGTCCGTATTGATGTTTTGGATAGCCGGAATTTGA